The following proteins are co-located in the Cutaneotrichosporon cavernicola HIS019 DNA, chromosome: 3 genome:
- the atg12 gene encoding uncharacterized protein (Ubiquitin-like autophagy protein Apg12), whose amino-acid sequence MSAVEAPPPTIPAATLAALDKYKAGHKDTKVVVLFKSIGSAPIMKNNVFKISANNKFHTVNSFLRKQLGFKAGDPLFTYINGAFAPTPDDIVGNLYDCFQTGERLIVNYSNTQAWG is encoded by the exons ATGTCGGCCGTCGAGG cgccaccaccaactatcccggcggcgacgctagccgcgctcgacaagTACAAGGCCGGACACAAGGATACCAAGG TCGTCGTGCTGTTCAAGTCTATCGGCTCTGCACCGATCATGAAGAACAATGTATTCAAGATTAGCGCGAACAACAAGTTCCACACCGTCAACTCGTTCCTGCGAAAGCAGCTGGGGTTCAAGGCTGGAGATCCACTG ttCACGTATATTAACGGCGCGTTTGCACCAACACCCGACGACATCGTCGGTAACCTGTACGACTGCTTCCAGACGGGCGAACGGCTCATTGTCAATTACAGCAACACGCAGGCTTGGGGATAG
- the N19M gene encoding uncharacterized protein (NADH-ubiquinone oxidoreductase 9.5 kDa subunit), with translation MSAIYRAFQRTAHEQPVIFYSLVIGFAGPALVFGVPPIRKSMGWKPANRVPTTYPIPDRPRRAVAGFEDP, from the exons ATGTCCGCCATCTACCGCGCTTTC caacgCACTGCGCACGAGCAGCCCGTCATCTTCTACTCGCTCGTGATCGGCTTTGCGG GCCCGGCGCTTGTGTTTGGCGTCCCTCCGATTCGCAAGTCGATGGGCTGGAAGCCCGCGAACCGCGTGCCGACGACGTACCCTA TCCCCGACCGCCCACGGCGCGCTGTGGCTGGGTTTGAGGACCCATAG
- a CDS encoding uncharacterized protein (Alpha/beta hydrolase family) → MSIPKIPSRRLGNQDPAHVMDFPSLNLGYKPCSKTPFTLVDLDITVYGLEEIKGGDKPVAVVIVAHGWANNAAQMENMCHGLVGEMTKLGARRTRDVIVVTYDQRNHGTRKLKKDTLSYNKNPLRLVAMATTLTGAVEDHQLIMDMLEDYVFPLGERKIVEFMCTGVSLGGHAVWRLMKTDPRVRIAVPIISVPPDSLNQVHTTRFRADGTIGTDKMYFPKATREFYEGKTAPGTFKDKYILALCGGVDEVVPPSFGNEDWEKVRADARATDQWIQPGIGHICTPEMVARAAEWFARWGLGGGNAKL, encoded by the exons atgtcGATCCCCAAGATCccctcgcgccgcctggGCAACCAGGACCCAGCTCACGTCATGGACTTCCCATCGCTCAACCTCGGGTACAAGCCGTGCTCAAAGACGCCCTTCActctcgtcgacctcgacattACAGTGTACGGTCTTGAGGAGATCAAGGGCGGTGACAAGCCCGTTGCGGTTGTT ATCGTGGCGCACGGGTGGGCGAACAACGCGGCCCAGATGGAGAATATGTGCCACGGCCTCGTTGGGGAGATGaccaagctcggcgcgcggagGACGCGCGACGTCATTGTCGTGACCTACGACCAGCGTAACCATGGTACCCGTaagctcaagaaggacacACTGTCGTACAACAAGAACCCGCTTCGTCT TGTCGCAATGGCCACGACGCTCACGGgtgccgtcgaggaccaCCAGCTCATCATGGACATGCTCGAGGACTACGTCTTCCCGCTGGGCGAGCGCAAGATTGTCGAGTTCATGTGCACCGGCGTCTCGCTCGGTGGACACGCTGTGTGGCGTCTGATGAAGACTG accCCCGTGTTCGCATTGCCGTGCCGATCATCTCGGTTCCTCCCGATTCGCTCAATCAGGTGCACACCACCCGTTTCCGCGCCGACGGAACAATCGGTACAGACAAGATGTACTTCCCCAAGGCGACGCGCGAGTTCTATGAGGGCAAGACGGCGCCCGGAACGTTCAAGGACAAGTACATCCTCGCTCTGTGTGGtggtgtcgacgaggtcgtgccTCCGTCATTTGGGAACGAGGACTGGGAAAAGGTTCGGGCCGACGCACGCGCGACCGACCAGTGGATCCAGCCAGGGATCGGGCATATCTGCACGCCTGAGATGGTCGCGCGTGCCGCGGAATGGTTTGCGCGCTGGGGCCTTGGGGGTGGCAACGCAAAGCTTTAA